AGCGCCGCGTGCTCTTCGTGCTCTCGCTTCAGAACGGCCGCGCCCTCGTCGGCGGCCGCAACAGCTCGGCCGATGGGATCATCGCGCTCGCCGGCGGCATCAATGTCGCCGACGCGATCGAGGGCTACAAGCCGATGACGGATGAGGCGATCGCCGCCGCCGCCCCGGAGATGGTGCTGATGATGCGCAACAGCAGCGCCCACAACACCACGCCCGAAGAACTCTTCGCCATGCCGTCCTTCTCCCAGACGCCCGCTGCCAACGGCAGGCGCCTGGTCCACATGGACGGCCTCTATCTGCTCGGCTTCGGCCCGCGCACACCGATGGCCGCGCGCGATCTCATGGCCGCGATCTATCCGGAAGCCGCCATCCCCGCATTGAAGACGGCCGCCGCCCCGTGACGCTCGCGGCACCAGCCCCGTCGATGACCTCCACCGCCCTGACGACGCTGATCGCCGGCCGGCGCCGCGTCGGCCTGCTCGCCGTTATCGGCCTCTCCCTGGCCTGCCTGCTGCTTGCCATCGTCGCGATCGGCCAAGGGGCCATTTCAATCCCGCCCGGCCGCGTCGCCGAAATCCTGATGGCCAGGCTCACAGGCGATACGACATTGCTGGAAGGGCGCGACGTCCTCGTCGTTCTCAACATACGCCTGCCGCGCGTCCTGCTCGGCCTGCTCGTAGGCGCGGGCCTCGCCGTCTCCGGCGCGCTGATGCAGGGGCTGTTCCGCAATCCGCTGGCCGATCCCGGCCTCGTCGGCGCCTCGAGCGGCGCGGCCCTCGCAGCGGCCGCCACGATCGTGCTCGGAGACCGGTTCCTCGCGGGGACCATGATGAAGCTGCCCTTCGCAGCCCTTCCCATGGGTGCCTTCTGCGGCGGGCTGGTCGCGACGCTGGCGCTTTACCTCATCGCCACGCGCGGCGGGCGCACCTCGGTCGCCACCATGCTTCTCGCCGGTGTCGCGCTGGGCGCGCTGGCGAGCGCGCTGACCGGCCTCCTCGCCTTCATCTCGGATGACCGCCAGCTGCGCGACCTGACCTTCTGGTCGCTCGGCAGCCTCGGCGGCGCGAGCTGGACCAAGCTCTCAGCGGTCGCGCCGATCATCCTGCCCATGCTCCTGCTGATGCCGCTGCTGGCCCGCGGGCTGAACGGGCTGATGCTGGGCGAGGCCGAGGCCTACCATCTCGGCATACCCGTCCAGCGCATCAAGGCGCTGGCGATCCTATTCGTCGCCCTAGCGGTCGGTGCGAGCGTCGCCTCGGCCGGGCTGGTCGGCTTCGTCGGCATCGTCGTGCCGCATCTGATCCGGCTCTCCGTCGGCCCCGATCACCGACTGCTGCTGCCCCTCTCGGCGCTCGGCGGCGCGATGCTGCTCGTCGGCGCGGACATCGTCGCGCGTTTGATCGTCGCCCCGGCCGAGCTGCCGATCGGCATCGTCACGGCCACGATCGGCGCGCCCTTCTTCCTCTGGCTGCTGCTGCGTCGCTCGAGCGTCCTCGATGTCTGAGTCCGTACCGATCCTCTCCTGTCAGGAGCTGAGCTTCGTCGCCGGCGGGCGCCGGCTCGTTGCCGACGCCACGCTCGAACTCGCCGGCGGCACGACGACGATCCTGATCGGGCCGAACGGGGCCGGCAAGTCGACGCTCCTCAAGCTGCTGACCGGCGAGATCAAGCCGGCCGGCGGCGGGATCCGCATCGCCGGCGAGCCGCTCGCGGCGGTGCCGGCCTGGCGCATGGCCTGCCTGCGCGCAGTCATGGCCCAGCATGCCCGCATCGCCTTCCCCTTCAGCGTCTACGAGGTCGCGAGCCTCGGCGTCGACGGCATCGGCCGGGCGCTGACGCGCCAGCGGCGCGAGGCGATCGTCGCCGAGAGCCTTGCTTCCGCCGG
Above is a genomic segment from Bosea sp. NBC_00550 containing:
- a CDS encoding FecCD family ABC transporter permease codes for the protein MTSTALTTLIAGRRRVGLLAVIGLSLACLLLAIVAIGQGAISIPPGRVAEILMARLTGDTTLLEGRDVLVVLNIRLPRVLLGLLVGAGLAVSGALMQGLFRNPLADPGLVGASSGAALAAAATIVLGDRFLAGTMMKLPFAALPMGAFCGGLVATLALYLIATRGGRTSVATMLLAGVALGALASALTGLLAFISDDRQLRDLTFWSLGSLGGASWTKLSAVAPIILPMLLLMPLLARGLNGLMLGEAEAYHLGIPVQRIKALAILFVALAVGASVASAGLVGFVGIVVPHLIRLSVGPDHRLLLPLSALGGAMLLVGADIVARLIVAPAELPIGIVTATIGAPFFLWLLLRRSSVLDV